The Cucurbita pepo subsp. pepo cultivar mu-cu-16 chromosome LG05, ASM280686v2, whole genome shotgun sequence nucleotide sequence TTTTGGGGTTTGGGTTCGCCGGCGAGGAAGGTGAGCCACTCGTCGGTGACGATGAAGGAGATAAGAATATTTGGGTTTTTAAGAGAGAGGAGCTTGCAGAGGTTCATAAGGGCGTTGACATGGCCTCTGCCGGGGTACGGCACCGCCGCCAGATGGGTCTGTTTGGTTGTTGCGGAACTGATCGGATCCATTTCTTTTCGGTGGTCGGAATGATTAATGGCGGCGAAGTGTCGGAGGGAATCAAAACGAGCAGCCACTCCAAGAATGTCTTCAATGTCCCATCATGGTGGGGGCAACTTTATAGCATTTAGAGAGTGGTTTAGTTGGGTTGGGGGTGGAATagactaaatatttaatattttctttttaaaatacttttaaatatttaaatttgaggatattaaattttaaaatgcttcattaatactttttaatttttatttttttaaaaaagtttaaattttttttatcgttaatattattaaattaggaaaaatTTTGGTCCcatgtgaaatatttatttatttatttagttacgGTGAGGaagatatattatattttatttaatccaataaataaataaatgaatttgtttttctctcaGCCGCCGTTGAAATATTAGATTCCAcctgtcattttctttttctcagtccacaattttttttaaaaagtcgtcaatatatttttcgaaaaatgtaattttattaaatctgGAACAAAAATTTGCACTTTTGACCACAAAagatttcattattatttttcaatttctaataaaaatttgaaattctgccgttctaataaaaaaatatataatattttactatataaatataatatttttattttttttagtctaatgaaaatattcaaattcaacgtGTTACCTCGTTTTTAATGAGATAATTGGTTAATAATCAACCTTCCGAAATTGTAATGGTAATTTCATGGTAACAACGAGAAGCACGACACCCATGAACAAAGCTATTGAAATAGCATGAGTCACGATgctaagaatgagaaatagaattaggATCGAAGGTGTGTTctcattcatattcatatcctttaaataggataaaagcaagcaactaatacctacgtaaaaaaaatataaactaattaaatattgagaataaaataaaatatactataaatcaaatcataagagaaaaaatattaagatatattgtataaataatatattctccaaatattatatctccATACACGATTCTTACAGATGAATTCAAATTAACAGTAatattgttggatgataaatgtcccacatcgactaatttagggaatgatcatgggtttataatcaatgaatactctCATATATTGATCTCTACCTGAGATGctcttatatatattaaaaaatattaaggaaaaaataattaaattaatttcacatgtaaacattttttaatgttttttttttctatttaaaaaaaaaaagttgtcgTTTcaggttaattttttttattaaaattgattaaatagaatcaaaaagaccaaaaagaaaatatttttaatgaaaaatgtttagttacacttttttaaagtaattttaattgcAATTGCTTACACTAAtctaaaagtcaaatggtaaTTAATATAGGTCAAATCACGTCTTGTCGTGTGATTAGAATATCGATAAACATGTTCTCAAACCTTAGTACgaagtgtcacaatcgcattCTTGTGGCAGCGGGACAGCTATTGTATGACACTTGTTTTAACAAAGCGAACAAGTCAACCGGGAGACATTCGAGTCACGTTATAAGCTAAAAAGCGATTAGGCAACAATAATgactttgatagcatataacaaCTCAATTTGAGTCACGTCATATCTCCCTATACTACATTTTAGGAAATTTTAGTATTGACAGGTGTAGAcgtgattttggtgaacggtcgTACACCCCCACATTGACACAACAGGGGGTTTGAGCCAGACATGTAGCCATGAACAACAAGTCTTAGACATGTATGTTCAAGACATCCGTCATGCGACTACAAGAACACGATTGAACAAGTACGACTAGATTGAGTACTTCAAAGTGTACAAAACCGAGCATTACACGATTCGATTTGCAAGTAGCGTATTGAAGTagcaagaaaaaaggaaaataataaaataagatggTTAAATAAAAGCTGAAAATTATTAGTCGGTGATTGAATGAACACCAACCCAAACTTCTGTCGTAGAATTACATGCCCTTCTTCCGTAGCCGACGCCCACTTTACCCCAAAAATTAGctttataaacatatttttcatactttctattttctttttagaccGAACCTTCTACGATACTCGACGTTCGAGGCTATGCAACGCCAACAATAACTCCATGCATAGATATCTTGACACCGAACCGTCCaactttaaaatgataatttataTCTTATCCATGGTATTAATTTGACTAAAATTATTCGAGGcgttcaaaattaatttgaatttataaagattttaagggttatttttgtttaaaattaaaaagatataaaaaaaaattacgtaTTAAACATTACTCTTCAATACGATACTGCTCGATCTTTTTCGGTTTGAATGTTAGCTATACGAGTTaggttttgtttgaaattaatattagataaaatgctcaaaatcatttattaaaaattattttttttggtattttgaaatattcaaaaattGGATTATGAAAGTCCTATATCTGCTAATTTATGGAAcgatcatgtgtttataagtgaggaatactaacttcattgaTATGAAGCACTTtggagaaacccaaagcaaaatcacgagagctcatattcaaaatatatatatatacaccgatgaagaaaattgtgattaaaaaaattataggtcaaatagaattaaaaataaggtcGGCTTCTACACGCTACATCTCACATGCAACCGTTGACTATTTTTCAGGCCAACTTTTTTCCAACCAGCAGGTTGAAGAACatgattataataataataaatataaaaatggctaatttgtatttaatatatttataataattttctgaTCATACATTTTCTNaaaaaaaaaaaaaaaaaaaaaagattcaacTCCACAGAGAGCAATAATCTTCAACTTCCGGCGAACCATCAACGGAATTAAAAGAATCAGCATTTGATAGAAAAACAAGATTTTGATCATATTGGTTCATCTGGGTCATCGGAAAACTCGCCGGAGCCGCCTGTTGTTGCATCTGAAAGCTCAAAATCTCCGCCTGCGCCGCCGCCAGTTGCATTTCCAATCGGGACACTTGGTTTTGGAGGAATGTGATGGCTCCTACACATCCATAAACCGGGTCTCGCATTCTAGCACTCGCTTCATATACCATACTGTTCACGGCATCGGGTCTTTGATCCAGCGGCAGCTCCTGCAACATTTTGCTGACGTTGCTGGCGCCGAAGATCTTATGAACAATGGCGAACTTGTAGGGGTCGTCGGGAGGGAAATAAGGGGCGAAAATGCAGTCCTTGGCGCACCGCCGCCGTAGCAATTTGCAGGAGGCGCATGGCGAGGAACCAGCTCCCATTATTACACAATATTGCAAAGAAATTGGGAAATTTTGATGTCTTTTGGATTCAATACGATTTGAAAGAGGGGAATGAGAATTCattgaatatatatagagaATTTTAGTGGCCCATgtgcttatttttttatttaagtgatttaattaatgtgAATTAAATTAGTATTTGAAAAGTAAACTTCCTTGTGTACACATTTGACGACTGAGAGATTGTTTCTAAACTCTTCTCACGTTAAATTTGTACTGTGtagaaattatttgataagACTACTACTGTAATGTCATCGATCGTTTTAAACGTTTTACACATTTAATTGTAAAAACTATTTCGTAGGAGTAAACATATCTTGAATCTTATATCGACGGGTTATTTAAATTGAGTCATATTGTGACGTTTTTTCGAATAATTTTATGCACGGGAGGAGGGTAATATGGTAATTTGGTAATATGGGGGtgttgaaagaaaatcaatggGCATTTGGGCAAGTTTTGACTAGAGGGAGGTGGAAGCGTGTGAATGtgaagggtttttttttttttttttttttttttttttaattaataattttttttttttggattatgttCTAAGTTCCACGTTCTTTTTATAATTGGAAATATGGAATGTCGTGTCCCGTATGCTAAGTGAATTTTACAGcgaaaaaatgagattttaacaatttttcaCCGCGTACAATTACCGTCTTCTTTACATGTAATTCTAATTTCTtaaccaataaaataaaataaaataaaattgatgttattttttttttattaaaaatgtattgagtatatttttttttagcagtCGAACAACTCGAGaaggtaaaattaaaatttgaagctgACCCAATTGCGAGGGACGTTTATGACATTGAGTTAAAGTAGAGTTTCGATTGAATGTTTTTACCTCGTTAAAATCAAGCTGTAAAGGTAAATGATTGACGAGTGTATAACAActaaagttaaattttttttctttttccttccatttttagGTGCCTTCGTATTAAGAAAAAtcctatttcaattatttttcgtATGAAAATAAACCTCTTTCCCTACGTTAAAATCTCTTATTCAATTATCAATGTTAGGCTAACCTAAATTACAAGATCAAGACGAGgcttttattataataataattaataataataattattattattataaataaaattaaactatatttattaatcaatTGCTATTTTTTAGTATTTCCAATTAAAtagatttagattttaaaattttaataaacaaaaatgataatCCAACGGTCAAATCAGAAAAATATGAGTATTTACTTATAAGGTCATAAATTAGGttacttaatattttaaaattttccttaGAGAGAGGATCTTATCCTATAAATTTGGCCAAACACTCACCtggaaattttttaataacctGCCAAATAATCTTTCCTCATCATTACGATCAtcttactttttaaatttgctCAAAACGCTTCGTGTCAATATGAGTTGTAATGTAAGATCCCACGACGGTTGGAAGaataacgaaacatttatGGTAAAGGTGTGAAATATCCCCTAGTGGAGGGCCTACTGACGGTGATAAGTAACGAGCTAAAATGGACGATATTTATTACTAGTAAATTTGTAATCTCTagtattaatttttagttgatGGAAACTGATTACGTTCGGATCTCCTAAGACTAGGTTTGTGTCTTTTAAGATTACGTATTTGaattgataataaattttacGAGAAATTTTACTGTTGTAAGAGTAAAAAATGGAAGGGGTGAACATGAAAAGGGGAATCAAAAGGTAGAATGTGAAATAAAGCAAGAGATGGGGAATTCATTGAACCCATGAGCTTGACTTATGAACACCTAGAAAAAtgggaaagaaaaacattgtGTTTGAAGGAATTGAGGTGCAAAAAGAGCATTGAAATTAAGATAATCCATATAAATGAGTTTgtagtaaaattttaatgtgatTTCCTGCTTGCTTCCACAACAACATTGAGTTTTAGGGACAAGAAAAACCTCGGCTATCGAGACGGTGCAGCTTTGAAAAACCTCTACGCGTTTAGAGAAGAGAAACGAACCCGAGAAAAAGGAAACGAGAATGTTTTAAGTACTATGAGATTATAGATACTCGttctgtttattttttgtCATGTCAATAATCTAATAGTATTAAAGACAAGCAAAGAACTATGGTATGGTCGTTGTACAGCTCAAGTCCATTgctagtagatgttgtcttctttgggctttcttctcaaagttttaaaatgcatttgctagtgagagattttcatacccttaatGCTCCGTTCCtttccccaactaatgtgagatcccacaatccacTTCTCTTCTGGGttcaacgtccttgctggcaaaTTGGctgatgtctggctcttatgtcatttgtaataacccaaactcaccgctagcagatattatcccttttgggcttttacTTCCGagatttccctcaaggttttaaaacatgtttactagggagaggtttccacaccctcgtaaataatgatttgttctcctctccaaccaatgtgggatctcacaatctactttTCTTCGGAgctcagtgtcctcgttggcacaccgccgaTGTCCACCCCTTCGGgactcagcgtccttgctggcacaccacccagtgtttgactctgatactatttgtaatagctcaaacttaccattagcagatattgttatctttaggctttctctttcggacttccccttaaggtttttaaaacatgtttacgggagagaagtttccacacccttatagagaatgctttgtttctctctctcacaatccaccactttTCGAGATCCAACATCCTCGCCgtcactcgttcccctctccaatcgaggtGGGATGTGACAAATGTAATACAAGTAATTTAACCATTTCTTAGATTAGGCCCATTGTGCACTAATGGGCCTTGACAACTGAAAATAGTCCGGAAGGCCCATTAACCATTGTGGGCCTTGCTTGATGGAGGCCTCATAGAAGTCCACATAACCAAACCGCCTTTTCGGCGTTCAATAAAATCTCCAATAAAGCACGTGGTTGCAGAATTTCTGAATCAGACGTATTATCAAATGcagtagttttatttttacacGACTCTGTTGAATTATACAAAGCCCTAATTCCTCGAACCCTAATGACTTGTACAAGCTGCCATCCAAATTATCTACTGAttcttcttcgttttcttcttcttcttcgttcgATCGGTTAAGCATTACCAGAAAGTCAATATCGCCGTCTCGTTTATCCACTTGGCCGTTTGGGTGAAGGATGCGCTTCAATTGATCTCCCATTTTGTTGGAAATGCTTTATGAACTGCATTCCTAGCTCATTGTTTTCTCGTtcgaaaattgaaatttcctTATTTTTGTTGTAGTTTAGTCGATTTTCTTATCAGGGATTCggtttttttcaattttttttctgcGAATTTCGAACTTGGGGGGGTTCGCATTTCAATGGCTACCGAGGCGACTGAAGCTACGACTAAGTTTCAGAGTCCGGGTTTTCGCCCGGTACCGTCGCCTCCGGATTTCCATCCCGAAATTATTGTCTCAACCCATGATGGTCTCCGGTTCTGGCAGTTCATGATTGCCGGTTCAGTCGCGGGGTCTGTGGAGCATATGGCTATGTTTCCGGTTGATACCGTCAAGACCCATATGCAAGCCCTTGGTTCTTGTCCGATTAAATCTGTTGGAGTTCGACAAGCCCTTCGGTCAATTTTGAAGTCAGAGGGACCTGCTGGTTTTTATCGGGGTATTGGTGCTATGGGCCTCGGAGCTGGTCCTGCACATGCTGTGTATTTTACAGTTTACGAGAATTGTAAAAGGGTTTTCTCTGGTGGGGATCCTAATAATTCAGTAGCCCACGCTGCTTCTGGTGTCTGTGCGACGGTGGTGAGTGATGCTGTCTTTACACCGATGGATATGGTTAAACAGAGGCTGCAGCTGAGTAATAGTCCTTACAAGGGAGTTTTGGATTGTGTCAAAAGGGTCCTAAGAGACGAGGGTTTTAAAGCATTTTACGCTTCATATAGAACTACAGTGTTAATGAATGCTCCATTTACTGCTGTGCATTTTGCAACTTATGAAGCTGCAAAGAGAGGTTTAATGGAGGTTTCGCCAGAGAGTGCTAATGATGAACAGTGGATTGCTCATGCGACAGCAGGAGCTGCTGCTGGAGCTTTAGCTGCACTTGTTACAACGCCGCTTGATGTGGTTAAGACTCAATTACAATGTCAGGTACctcatttaataatttggCCATTGCATCTGCTGATTTTTCCCGGATTTTCCATTGCTTATTTGCAATATGATTTTAACCATAAGAGATAAACGTGCTTTTAGAGCTAGATTAAGGTCATATTTGGATATGCTTTTGTCATGCCTAAGCACTTGTTGTGCCAAGGTGCAAGTGATGGACTGGAAAGAATTAGTACTTAGCATCAAAAAGTTGTGTCGTTGAACATTGGTGTTTATAATTAGAAGCACTAAGGGCCAGTCTTGTTGGCTAAGGCTTGCTGTCTCTATGTAACACAGTAACACCTTCTCAGAGGTTggatgttcaaatttttgggTGAGATTAATAAGTAAAAccttttgtgagatcccacattggtcggggaggagaatgaaatgccctttataagggtgtggaaacctctcattagcagacatgttttaaaaactttgaggggaagtccgaaagggaaaggccaaagaggacaatatctgctagccgtGGGTTTGGGCCATTACACCTTTGATGTCTCCAATGTTTGAGCCTCTTGGGGCAGACGtagacttaaaaaaaagtgcTTGTTAATATTCTTGCTCTTATTTTAGAAGCACTACCAAAAAACATTCTTAAGGTGAGGATGATTATGTTCTTAGGAAAAAGAACGGTCTTCTGAAAATAGTATCCCTCTTGCTCAATTAGGGGCAAAAATGTGGTAGTGCTGGACCAAGGAGATCATATTCAACCGTGCAATAACCATATGGTGTCGGATGGAAATTACTTGTTAAACAGTCGAGGGAAATCTGCACCcgatttttctttcaaatgctttctttttatttactatacTGTTTATTCTAGAAACTCTCCACGACAATCCGTTCATAACCCAACCTACAAACTCCGAAAGGaccaaaaaattatagaaaacgATGTTATGAAAAAAGACTATAAAAGTTACGGTTGTACTTTGGTTGAGAAAATGGCGTTGAAGCTGAGGAGTGAAATTGAGGGTCAAGAATTGATTGTAgagaacaagagagaaaaatacaTGCTACTCTCTCGAACTCATTGCAACAATCTGACCGCTACCTGCAATCCCCGAAAGGGAAGaggaaaaattcaagaaaaaaaaatctaatgaaAAGAAGTATGAAAGTTTTAAGTTATATGTGCAAACATGGTTGAGAGAATGGCGTTGAAGGTCCAGAGTGAAATTGGGAGTCTAGAATTGGTGGCAGAGTATTGGAGAGGAGACCATACCGtgccattttttatttcttttagcACAGATCTCCTTTTCTTGCAATAATAGTTATCTGAATAACAGATTCTTCTGACTAGGAGGGGTCATGGATGGATAGGGCAATCCATTTCCTAACGTCAAATCATCCTACCGGTCCGTATAATCTGTGAAGGTTTTCTGAACTAAAATTGAGTGTGTACTAAGTTTCCGTTTTCTagttgtaacagcccaagtccaccgcttgcagatattgtcttctttgggcttttccctttggacttcccctcaaaattttaaaatacgtctgctagggagaggttttcacactcttgtaaggaatgctttgttctcatcttcaaccaatgtgggatctcatgcaatctttaaaaccaaaaaatagttGCGGTGAAAGCCTGTTCATAAGTTTTCTTCTCTAAAAGGAAGCCTATATTTACATGTTTTGCGAGCTAAACAACAATGCTACCTTCATGTGTTCAATTTATGGCAACCACCTTCTTCAGTTGTCAAATGTCTTAGGAGTTTGTTAATTTTGGAGGTGGTTCTTATCTTGTTATTTTGAGCTGTAAGATTGGTTGAAATGTGCTGGACATCATAGTTGGATGTTCGAGTTAAGCGACAATCTAAACTCGATTCACATTTATGAATGCGCAGGGTGTATGTGGATGCGATAGATTCAAAAGTGGGTCGATTGGGGACGTGATTCAAACGATACTGAAGAAGGATGGATATGGAGGGCTTATGAGGGGATGGGTTCCAAGGATGCTGTTCCATACGCCCGCTGCAGCCATTTGCTGGTCGACATACGAAGCAATAAAATCGTTCTTCCAAGACCTCAACAGCAGCAGTGACAATGTAACCTGAAAAGATAAGCAGCAGAGCAGAGTAGAgaggagaggggaacgaatacttaattctttttttacgTTGTCCCTTACAAAGAGCTTCTCTGTTTTGAGCTGCAGAGAGGCTT carries:
- the LOC111795069 gene encoding LOB domain-containing protein 12-like, encoding MGAGSSPCASCKLLRRRCAKDCIFAPYFPPDDPYKFAIVHKIFGASNVSKMLQELPLDQRPDAVNSMVYEASARMRDPVYGCVGAITFLQNQVSRLEMQLAAAQAEILSFQMQQQAAPASFPMTQMNQYDQNLVFLSNADSFNSVDGSPEVEDYCSLWS
- the LOC111794462 gene encoding mitoferrin-like isoform X1 gives rise to the protein MATEATEATTKFQSPGFRPVPSPPDFHPEIIVSTHDGLRFWQFMIAGSVAGSVEHMAMFPVDTVKTHMQALGSCPIKSVGVRQALRSILKSEGPAGFYRGIGAMGLGAGPAHAVYFTVYENCKRVFSGGDPNNSVAHAASGVCATVVSDAVFTPMDMVKQRLQLSNSPYKGVLDCVKRVLRDEGFKAFYASYRTTVLMNAPFTAVHFATYEAAKRGLMEVSPESANDEQWIAHATAGAAAGALAALVTTPLDVVKTQLQCQGVCGCDRFKSGSIGDVIQTILKKDGYGGLMRGWVPRMLFHTPAAAICWSTYEAIKSFFQDLNSSSDNVT
- the LOC111794462 gene encoding mitoferrin-like isoform X2 yields the protein MATEATEATTKFQSPGFRPVPSPPDFHPEIIVSTHDGLRFWQFMIAGSVAGSVEHMAMFPVDTVKTHMQALGSCPIKSVGVRQALRSILKSEGPAGFYRGIGAMGLGAGPAHAVYFTVYENCKRVFSGGDPNNSVAHAASGVCATVVSDAVFTPMDMVKQRLQLSNSPYKGVLDCVKRVLRDEGFKAFYASYRTTVLMNAPFTAVHFATYEAAKRGLMEVSPESANDEQWIAHATAGAAAGALAALVTTPLDVVKTQLQWCMWMR